In Gigantopelta aegis isolate Gae_Host chromosome 14, Gae_host_genome, whole genome shotgun sequence, the following proteins share a genomic window:
- the LOC121389486 gene encoding interferon regulatory factor 8-like isoform X1, whose translation MSEPHNRQRLRPWLEEQINRKRFPGVQWLSEKEKIFKLPWKHGGKQDWQESDSLIFKEWAIHTGRFREGIDTPDWPSWKTRLRCALNKMPDIKEIKKMGNLDGPEPFRVYQFLPKKGNASVSSQSDNDDIDNSSMDVKIEPNNESVVPRPLNNIPTFVSESFACEDKDGHVRSLDQDLKNIDVCDLIGVSHTATTNDNFAKDEAMETDENTVIEEGSFPTDHNTGAPTKITTDSCLSILDFMTDETNTLVQPGENEFIIRIKYRNKVVGQHQVKFEGCRLFYGPPVDSLPRSEEQVKIFGPPTMEQIHFPPCTELSNLRQERLTTQLLNVLDRGLLLHCEDRDIYATRKCRLVIFVVPANSSSVHPVKLERDGAPVKIFDFAKFVDRLQKYQNGAITVQPSAEVLVGFGQDWKSENNPSNNLLISASVFHSLALFYLAKCHLVNVDCHSLPSSCQLQISLNDSLDLRLRRQLEELQTLHSALNMNKPHYLKQDL comes from the exons ATGAGTGAGCCTCACAATCGACAGCGACTCCGACCCTGGCTGGAAGAACAGATAAACAGGAAACGCTTCCCAGGGGTTCAATGGCTGagtgagaaagaaaaaatatttaagttgCCATGGAAACATGGAGGCAAACAGGACTGGCAGGAGTCAGACTCTCTTATCTTCAAG GAGTGGGCAATACACACTGGCCGATTTCGAGAAGGTATAGACACCCCCGACTGGCCGAGTTGGAAAACGCGCCTCCGGTGTGCTCTGAACAAAATGCCAGACATCAAGGAGATAAAAAAGATGGGAAATCTCGATGGTCCCGAGCCTTTCAGAGTGTACCAGTTTCTTCCAAAGAAAG GAAATGCATCAGTCAGTTCACAATCGGATAACGATGATATTGATAACAGTTCCATGGATGTGAAGATTGAACCCAATAATGAATCAGTTGTGCCAAGACCTTTG aacAACATTCCAACATTTGTCAGCGAATCGTTTGCTTGTGAAG ATAAAGATGGCCACGTTCGAAGTCTGGACCAAGATCTTAAAAATATTGATGTGTGTGATCTGATTGGTGTATCACACACAGCTACGACCAATGACAACTTTGCTAAAGACGAAGCCATGGAAACGG atGAAAACACAGTGATTGAAGAAGGTTCGTTTCCAACTGATCATAACACAGGTGCCCCTACCAAAATTACAACAGACTCCTGCCTCTCGATCCTCGATTTCATGACAGATGAAACAAACACTCTTGTACAGCCAGGAG aaaatgaatttattattCGGATTAAATATCGCAACAAGGTTGTGGGCCAACATCAAGTAAAGTTTGAGGGGTGTCGTTTGTTTTATGGTCCACCGGTAGATTCCCTACCTAGAAGTGAAGAGCAAGTGAAG ATATTTGGTCCACCAACTATGGAACAGATCCATTTTCCACCATGCACTGAACTGTCCAATCTGAGACAAGAGCGCCTCACTACTCAGCTGTTGAACGTACTCGACAGAGGACTTCTGCTTCATTGCGAGGACAGAGACATTTATGCTACAAGAAAATGCAG ACTGGTAATTTTTGTGGTACCAGCCAACAGTTCCAGCGTCCATCCTGTAAAGCTGGAGCGAGATGGTGCACCTGTTAAAATCTTTGACTTTGCTAAGTTTGTGGACCGTTTACAGAAATACCAGAATGGTGCAATTACagttcaaccatcagctgaaGTTCTCGTAGGGTTTGGGCAGGACTGGAAGTCTGAGAACAATCCTTCTAACAATTTGTTGATTTCTGCGTCCGTGTTTCACTCACTAGCATTATTTTACTTAGCCAAG TGCCATCTGGTGAATGTTGATTGTCATTCACTTCCCAGCTCTTGTCAGCTTCAGATCTCACTCAATGACAGCCTGGACTTGCGTCTTCGTAGACAGCTTGAAGAGCTGCAGACTCTGCACAGTGCTTTAAACATGAACAAACCTCACTATTTGAAGCAAGACCTTTAA
- the LOC121389486 gene encoding interferon regulatory factor 8-like isoform X2, whose protein sequence is MSEPHNRQRLRPWLEEQINRKRFPGVQWLSEKEKIFKLPWKHGGKQDWQESDSLIFKEWAIHTGRFREGIDTPDWPSWKTRLRCALNKMPDIKEIKKMGNLDGPEPFRVYQFLPKKGNASVSSQSDNDDIDNSSMDVKIEPNNESVVPRPLNNIPTFVSESFACEDKDGHVRSLDQDLKNIDVCDLIGVSHTATTNDNFAKDEAMETDENTVIEEGSFPTDHNTGAPTKITTDSCLSILDFMTDETNTLVQPGENEFIIRIKYRNKVVGQHQVKFEGCRLFYGPPVDSLPRSEEQVKIFGPPTMEQIHFPPCTELSNLRQERLTTQLLNVLDRGLLLHCEDRDIYATRKCRLVIFVVPANSSSVHPVKLERDGAPVKIFDFAKFVDRLQKYQNGAITVQPSAEVLVGFGQDWKSENNPSNNLLISASVFHSLALFYLAKFSMLDYPLQVSKSDDWDQLVDKLKELVMKNPPTK, encoded by the exons ATGAGTGAGCCTCACAATCGACAGCGACTCCGACCCTGGCTGGAAGAACAGATAAACAGGAAACGCTTCCCAGGGGTTCAATGGCTGagtgagaaagaaaaaatatttaagttgCCATGGAAACATGGAGGCAAACAGGACTGGCAGGAGTCAGACTCTCTTATCTTCAAG GAGTGGGCAATACACACTGGCCGATTTCGAGAAGGTATAGACACCCCCGACTGGCCGAGTTGGAAAACGCGCCTCCGGTGTGCTCTGAACAAAATGCCAGACATCAAGGAGATAAAAAAGATGGGAAATCTCGATGGTCCCGAGCCTTTCAGAGTGTACCAGTTTCTTCCAAAGAAAG GAAATGCATCAGTCAGTTCACAATCGGATAACGATGATATTGATAACAGTTCCATGGATGTGAAGATTGAACCCAATAATGAATCAGTTGTGCCAAGACCTTTG aacAACATTCCAACATTTGTCAGCGAATCGTTTGCTTGTGAAG ATAAAGATGGCCACGTTCGAAGTCTGGACCAAGATCTTAAAAATATTGATGTGTGTGATCTGATTGGTGTATCACACACAGCTACGACCAATGACAACTTTGCTAAAGACGAAGCCATGGAAACGG atGAAAACACAGTGATTGAAGAAGGTTCGTTTCCAACTGATCATAACACAGGTGCCCCTACCAAAATTACAACAGACTCCTGCCTCTCGATCCTCGATTTCATGACAGATGAAACAAACACTCTTGTACAGCCAGGAG aaaatgaatttattattCGGATTAAATATCGCAACAAGGTTGTGGGCCAACATCAAGTAAAGTTTGAGGGGTGTCGTTTGTTTTATGGTCCACCGGTAGATTCCCTACCTAGAAGTGAAGAGCAAGTGAAG ATATTTGGTCCACCAACTATGGAACAGATCCATTTTCCACCATGCACTGAACTGTCCAATCTGAGACAAGAGCGCCTCACTACTCAGCTGTTGAACGTACTCGACAGAGGACTTCTGCTTCATTGCGAGGACAGAGACATTTATGCTACAAGAAAATGCAG ACTGGTAATTTTTGTGGTACCAGCCAACAGTTCCAGCGTCCATCCTGTAAAGCTGGAGCGAGATGGTGCACCTGTTAAAATCTTTGACTTTGCTAAGTTTGTGGACCGTTTACAGAAATACCAGAATGGTGCAATTACagttcaaccatcagctgaaGTTCTCGTAGGGTTTGGGCAGGACTGGAAGTCTGAGAACAATCCTTCTAACAATTTGTTGATTTCTGCGTCCGTGTTTCACTCACTAGCATTATTTTACTTAGCCAAG ttcagCATGCTTGACTACCCACTGCAAGTGTCCAAGTCTGATGACTGGGACCAACTTGTTGATAAGTTGAAAGAGTTGGTCATGAAGAATCCGCCTACAAAGTGA